A portion of the Bacillus sp. es.034 genome contains these proteins:
- a CDS encoding TRAP transporter permease: MTKKDSSTEVEASEIVTQYDEDGNLNSKLRSLKGAAAKIISIVAVLMSLFHLYTAFFGVFESILQRSAHLAFALILTFAIYKPTKKAVKNESIPWYDWLFMILSIACYSYYVMNAQVISSRMSYIEPLTMLEITIGIVSGLLLIEATRRVIGNTLVLIIFICLVYGIFGHLITGELSHREFTTMWIVDHLFYTVTGIFSVPLGVSATFIFLFILFGKFLEVSGAGQFFIDLSVAGMGKYRGGPAKTAIVASSILGTISGSAVANTVTTGAFTIPLMKKTGYRSHFAAAVEAVSSTGGQIMPPIMGASAFIIASYLGVPYMDIAVAAIIPAVLYYCCLYFQVDLRAKRLGLNGLKKEDLPKVSTVLKTGFMFFVPLVVIVVMLASGTSPMRAGLFSIGVTIVVAAFKKSTRLSFSKMYKALDLGARAAIETAIACAASGFIIGIIGLTGIGLKFSGMIIDISGGILIVTLIFTMITSIILGMGLPTVAAYIVQVPLTIPALIELGVSPLAAHMFVFYFAALSAITPPVALAAFAAAGLSGSDPMKTGMTAVRLGLAAFIVPYMFVYGETLLLVGDAPHIILSVITSIIGIIGVACAAEGWLLRNALWYERIILFIGAILMINPGIVTDLIGFAILALVFFYQKFNPKSTTVEHTISS; this comes from the coding sequence ATGACTAAAAAGGATTCGTCAACAGAAGTAGAAGCATCGGAAATTGTAACTCAATATGATGAAGATGGAAATCTTAACAGTAAGCTGCGCTCTTTAAAGGGTGCAGCTGCCAAGATCATTTCCATTGTCGCTGTCCTTATGTCTTTGTTCCACTTATACACGGCATTCTTTGGCGTATTTGAGTCGATTCTCCAGCGGTCTGCCCATCTTGCGTTTGCTTTGATCCTTACATTTGCAATCTATAAACCAACCAAGAAAGCAGTGAAAAATGAGAGCATTCCCTGGTATGACTGGCTGTTTATGATTTTGTCGATTGCTTGTTATTCCTATTATGTGATGAACGCTCAGGTGATCTCATCACGTATGAGTTATATTGAACCGCTGACTATGCTTGAGATTACAATCGGCATTGTATCCGGATTATTGTTAATCGAAGCGACCCGGCGTGTGATAGGGAATACGCTTGTTCTGATTATCTTTATTTGTTTGGTGTATGGGATATTTGGACATCTCATCACCGGTGAACTCTCCCATCGTGAATTTACCACCATGTGGATCGTGGATCATCTATTCTATACAGTGACTGGCATTTTCAGTGTCCCTCTTGGAGTATCAGCCACGTTTATCTTCCTGTTTATCTTATTTGGGAAGTTTCTGGAGGTTTCCGGAGCAGGACAATTCTTCATTGATTTATCTGTTGCAGGTATGGGGAAGTATCGCGGAGGTCCTGCCAAAACAGCCATTGTGGCTAGTTCTATCTTGGGAACCATTTCTGGAAGTGCTGTAGCCAACACGGTGACAACGGGTGCCTTCACGATTCCATTAATGAAGAAGACGGGATATAGAAGTCATTTTGCAGCTGCTGTGGAAGCGGTTTCCTCGACAGGAGGGCAAATCATGCCTCCGATCATGGGAGCCTCCGCTTTTATCATTGCCTCCTATTTAGGGGTTCCTTATATGGATATAGCAGTTGCTGCCATTATACCAGCGGTTCTTTATTACTGCTGTTTATACTTTCAAGTCGACCTACGAGCGAAGCGACTTGGACTGAATGGCTTAAAGAAAGAAGATTTGCCAAAAGTTTCAACCGTATTAAAGACGGGCTTTATGTTCTTTGTACCGTTAGTCGTAATCGTTGTGATGCTGGCATCAGGAACATCTCCTATGCGAGCTGGCTTATTTTCAATCGGTGTGACGATTGTGGTGGCAGCTTTTAAGAAGTCTACTAGATTATCATTCTCAAAAATGTATAAAGCTCTCGATTTAGGGGCAAGGGCTGCCATTGAAACAGCCATTGCATGTGCTGCGTCAGGTTTCATTATCGGGATTATCGGTTTGACTGGAATTGGTCTGAAATTCAGTGGAATGATCATTGATATCTCAGGTGGGATTTTAATAGTCACTCTTATTTTCACGATGATTACGAGCATTATCCTCGGGATGGGACTTCCGACGGTTGCGGCTTACATCGTTCAAGTACCACTGACCATTCCAGCGTTAATTGAACTAGGTGTATCACCGCTTGCGGCCCATATGTTTGTGTTCTACTTTGCCGCTTTATCTGCGATTACACCACCAGTGGCACTGGCTGCATTTGCTGCAGCAGGACTTTCGGGGTCAGATCCGATGAAAACAGGGATGACAGCTGTCAGACTGGGCCTTGCCGCCTTCATCGTTCCGTATATGTTTGTTTATGGAGAGACATTGCTCCTGGTAGGGGATGCTCCTCATATTATTCTATCAGTGATCACATCCATTATTGGAATCATAGGGGTTGCTTGTGCGGCAGAAGGATGGCTTTTGAGGAATGCGCTTTGGTATGAAAGAATCATCCTATTCATTGGGGCAATACTCATGATCAATCCGGGGATTGTAACGGATCTAATTGGATTCGCCATTCTGGCACTCGTATTCTTCTATCAAAAATTCAATCCGAAAAGCACGACTGTTGAACATACTATATCCAGCTAA
- a CDS encoding TAXI family TRAP transporter solute-binding subunit encodes MMKKYLIVLVTLLLMTLAACSSDEAGSTKKDSADGPPKDMAFGSATVGGFWYTLSGSMGEKMSEVFPDSSVTVVEGGSVSNLLGLSQGTFALGFSNGQTVPEALKGENAFKEKVDNVSTVATLYPNVFHIVVRADSDIKSVKDLKGKKVSPGIKGYSGELAFQDILKLNDMSYDDLGGIEYIGTADGADLLRDGHIDAIVGMVAAPVSTFQELDTTLGIRLIPLDDETIKGLHEKNEGYLEYTVEGGTYSNVKEDVNTVAGYTVLLVNDDLMDEETVYKLTKMMVEEKDTWTTLSPIMKDFDAEYSVKNNVGKLHPGAEKYYKEVGALE; translated from the coding sequence ATGATGAAAAAATATTTAATCGTATTGGTAACCTTATTATTAATGACATTAGCAGCATGTTCTTCAGATGAAGCTGGCAGTACTAAAAAGGATAGCGCTGATGGCCCGCCTAAAGATATGGCTTTCGGGTCGGCTACAGTGGGTGGCTTCTGGTACACATTATCAGGTTCAATGGGGGAAAAAATGAGTGAAGTCTTCCCGGATTCATCTGTAACAGTGGTCGAAGGTGGATCTGTTTCCAACCTATTGGGGCTAAGTCAAGGTACATTTGCTCTTGGATTCAGTAATGGTCAGACGGTCCCGGAAGCTTTAAAAGGAGAAAATGCTTTTAAAGAAAAAGTGGACAATGTCAGCACCGTTGCAACCCTTTATCCGAATGTGTTCCATATCGTCGTTCGTGCCGATTCTGATATCAAATCTGTAAAGGACTTAAAAGGGAAGAAAGTAAGCCCTGGGATTAAAGGATACAGTGGAGAACTTGCCTTTCAGGATATTTTAAAGCTGAATGATATGTCCTACGATGACCTTGGCGGAATTGAGTATATTGGTACGGCTGACGGAGCAGATCTTCTTCGTGACGGTCATATCGATGCCATTGTAGGAATGGTAGCGGCGCCTGTCTCCACCTTCCAGGAGCTTGATACCACACTTGGAATCCGCTTGATTCCTTTGGATGATGAAACGATTAAAGGTCTGCATGAAAAGAATGAAGGATATTTGGAATATACGGTTGAAGGCGGCACGTATTCCAATGTGAAAGAAGATGTCAACACAGTTGCCGGTTATACCGTTCTATTAGTCAATGATGACCTAATGGATGAAGAGACGGTATACAAGCTGACGAAAATGATGGTAGAAGAAAAAGATACGTGGACAACGTTATCACCGATTATGAAAGACTTTGATGCAGAGTATTCAGTGAAAAACAATGTAGGTAAGCTTCATCCTGGAGCAGAGAAGTATTATAAGGAAGTCGGGGCTCTCGAGTAA
- a CDS encoding 3-oxoacid CoA-transferase subunit B, whose product MSHSKRVTIAKRVAQELNEDEIVNLGVGIPTLIPDYLGDKKVYLQSENGLLGMGPTPTGEEVDMDLISASKKPVSMDIGSSLFDSSDSFLMIRGGHIDTAVLGALQVDQTGEVANWAVPGETILGVGGAMDLVAGAKRMIIASMHLSKNGSPKLVKKLSYPSSGVRKADMIVTEQAVFKFMEEKMFLVEILSDISVDGLREITDAPFHLIEKTKIKAK is encoded by the coding sequence TTGAGTCATTCTAAAAGAGTCACAATTGCCAAAAGGGTTGCTCAAGAATTAAACGAAGATGAAATCGTTAATTTAGGAGTCGGCATCCCTACTCTCATTCCGGATTATCTTGGAGATAAAAAGGTTTACCTTCAATCAGAAAATGGGTTGCTTGGTATGGGACCTACTCCAACTGGTGAGGAAGTGGATATGGATTTGATCAGTGCGAGTAAAAAACCTGTTTCCATGGATATCGGTTCTTCCTTATTTGACAGCTCTGACTCCTTCTTGATGATACGGGGAGGGCATATTGATACAGCAGTTCTTGGTGCTTTACAGGTTGATCAAACCGGAGAAGTTGCCAACTGGGCAGTACCGGGTGAAACCATCCTGGGGGTTGGTGGAGCCATGGACCTTGTTGCAGGAGCGAAACGCATGATCATCGCTTCGATGCATTTGTCCAAAAATGGGAGTCCAAAACTTGTAAAAAAGCTTTCTTATCCAAGTAGCGGAGTGAGAAAAGCGGACATGATCGTAACAGAGCAAGCGGTATTCAAGTTTATGGAAGAAAAGATGTTCTTGGTTGAAATTCTCTCGGACATTTCTGTAGATGGATTAAGAGAAATAACAGATGCACCATTTCATTTAATAGAAAAAACAAAAATCAAAGCAAAATAA
- a CDS encoding CoA transferase subunit A: MKKRLSLDDALLHIHSGDTLLVGGFGLSGTPLTLIDELVNSDKDNLTIISNNLGEEGRGLGKLLIAGKLKKAKGSYFTTNRDAVKAWSKGELEIELIPQGTLAEAIRCGGAGIGGFYTKTGVGTKLAEGKEEKVIDGESYIFEKAIKGDVAIIKALKADTLGNLIYDKTARNFNPVMATAAKIVIAEVDEIVEAGSFAPEEVVTPHLYVDFIVQNRYVKEGGRYVESF, from the coding sequence ATGAAGAAACGATTAAGTCTGGATGACGCACTGCTGCACATTCATAGTGGAGACACATTGTTGGTGGGGGGGTTTGGCCTTTCCGGGACACCCCTCACACTGATTGATGAACTGGTGAATTCGGATAAAGACAATCTAACGATCATCAGTAATAACCTGGGAGAGGAAGGGCGTGGCCTTGGGAAGCTCCTGATTGCCGGAAAGCTCAAAAAGGCAAAAGGATCATACTTTACGACGAACCGTGACGCAGTCAAAGCCTGGTCGAAGGGTGAATTGGAAATTGAACTCATTCCCCAGGGGACATTAGCAGAAGCGATTCGCTGCGGTGGGGCCGGAATCGGTGGTTTCTATACAAAGACTGGTGTGGGAACGAAGCTAGCTGAAGGAAAGGAAGAAAAAGTGATTGATGGTGAATCCTACATATTTGAAAAAGCAATCAAAGGAGATGTAGCCATTATCAAGGCACTGAAGGCTGATACGCTGGGGAACTTAATTTATGACAAGACAGCAAGGAATTTCAATCCAGTGATGGCAACAGCAGCTAAGATCGTCATAGCAGAGGTGGATGAAATCGTGGAAGCAGGGTCATTTGCTCCCGAAGAAGTCGTGACACCTCACTTATACGTGGACTTTATCGTTCAAAACCGCTATGTGAAGGAAGGGGGAAGATACGTTGAGTCATTCTAA
- a CDS encoding CoA-binding protein: protein MRTLQPIVSPKSIAIIGASERFHQNAGRVMVNLQKSKFAGDIFLVNPNYDSISGMACYPSVLEIKEEIDLACIIIPFIHTPKILKECVEKQVKNVIILSSGFSESGPDGITREEELKAIVRGTNTRVYGPNSPGFYHFIGNWGISFSPRFEPKNFHKGSVGLISHGGSIGRAILDANEKGLGFSYWLSPGNEMDINMNDCFEFLIHDPDTETILLVIESITEEERFFRLLHQAYLQRKPVILLPIGHSKISRIAVKHHLGRNNDYAIPWEMVNHPGLIKAESIDEVVAISWLFDSYKKAKGGRTVIFSWAGATSIYLADLCDKYGIDLPPLSECLQKEMIRITGIEKAFMNPLDVTTIVYDDLSKLTSCLEVLHESGDYDNIIVPFPFQVDYQNEILSGQIQQLMKESNCIFLPIFMSQGYNDELAIDILKKTKKPYFFQESTAIKSFSAYVHYSASQKQGEEQNEETIKSG from the coding sequence ATGAGAACATTACAACCCATCGTTTCCCCTAAAAGCATTGCAATCATAGGTGCATCTGAGAGATTTCATCAGAATGCCGGACGTGTGATGGTCAATCTTCAAAAATCAAAATTTGCTGGGGATATCTTTCTTGTTAATCCCAATTATGATTCGATTTCAGGCATGGCTTGTTATCCAAGTGTACTGGAGATCAAAGAAGAGATTGATTTGGCATGTATAATCATCCCTTTTATACATACCCCAAAAATACTAAAAGAATGCGTAGAAAAACAAGTGAAAAATGTGATCATCCTAAGCTCAGGATTTTCTGAAAGCGGCCCTGATGGAATCACCAGGGAAGAAGAACTTAAAGCGATTGTAAGGGGCACAAATACAAGGGTTTATGGACCGAATTCACCTGGTTTCTATCATTTTATTGGCAACTGGGGAATCTCGTTTTCACCTCGATTTGAACCAAAAAATTTTCATAAAGGCTCCGTTGGTTTGATCAGTCATGGAGGGAGCATTGGTAGGGCCATACTAGATGCTAACGAGAAAGGCCTTGGATTCTCCTACTGGCTATCTCCGGGGAATGAGATGGATATCAACATGAATGATTGCTTTGAGTTTTTGATTCATGATCCTGACACAGAAACGATTCTATTGGTGATTGAGTCGATTACAGAAGAAGAGCGGTTTTTTCGTCTGCTTCATCAAGCTTATCTTCAGCGTAAGCCTGTTATCTTACTTCCAATTGGTCACTCGAAGATATCGAGAATTGCGGTGAAGCATCATCTGGGTAGGAATAATGATTATGCCATTCCATGGGAGATGGTCAATCATCCAGGGTTAATAAAGGCAGAGAGTATTGATGAAGTGGTGGCGATCTCCTGGCTTTTCGACTCGTACAAGAAAGCAAAGGGAGGGCGAACCGTCATTTTTTCCTGGGCCGGTGCTACTTCCATTTACTTGGCGGACTTATGCGATAAATATGGAATTGATCTTCCGCCACTATCTGAGTGCTTGCAGAAAGAAATGATTCGCATAACGGGAATCGAGAAGGCCTTTATGAATCCTTTAGATGTCACCACGATTGTTTATGACGATTTATCCAAGTTGACTTCATGCTTGGAAGTACTCCATGAATCAGGAGACTATGACAATATCATCGTTCCATTTCCGTTCCAAGTAGACTATCAAAATGAAATTTTATCAGGACAAATCCAACAGTTGATGAAAGAGAGTAATTGTATATTTTTACCTATATTTATGTCACAGGGTTATAACGATGAGCTGGCGATCGACATTTTGAAGAAGACAAAGAAGCCATATTTCTTCCAGGAAAGTACAGCCATCAAATCATTTTCTGCCTATGTACATTACTCGGCATCTCAAAAACAAGGGGAGGAACAAAATGAAGAAACGATTAAGTCTGGATGA